A window of Candidatus Dependentiae bacterium contains these coding sequences:
- a CDS encoding TspO/MBR family protein, protein MEISIKLNYIVFSLITFVVSVLGRFYTSAGMQWYYTLNLPSYTPPGWFIGSVWTVIFALTTIAVIMAWNRFQRDTQFWAIMGLFALNAFFNVLWTYLFFYKHMIKLSFLDAGALFVTVLLLIIMIGQRSLFIASLLAPYLGWVAFAAWLNLMIWFMN, encoded by the coding sequence ATGGAAATATCTATTAAACTGAATTATATTGTTTTTTCATTGATCACTTTTGTGGTTTCAGTTTTAGGAAGATTTTATACAAGTGCCGGTATGCAATGGTATTACACTTTAAACTTGCCAAGTTATACTCCTCCGGGTTGGTTTATTGGAAGTGTTTGGACCGTGATTTTTGCTTTGACAACTATTGCCGTTATTATGGCTTGGAATCGATTTCAACGTGATACTCAGTTTTGGGCAATTATGGGTTTATTTGCATTGAACGCATTTTTCAATGTTCTTTGGACCTATCTCTTTTTTTATAAACATATGATAAAGCTCTCATTTCTTGATGCAGGTGCTCTTTTTGTAACCGTGCTTTTGCTCATTATTATGATTGGCCAACGTTCGCTTTTTATTGCAAGTTTATTGGCGCCATATTTAGGGTGGGTTGCTTTTGCCGCTTGGTTGAACCTTATGATTTGGTTTATGAATTAA
- a CDS encoding alpha/beta hydrolase-fold protein, giving the protein MNKKALLLCLLQITFVQAVSLLQYKSFLPASNVGPSSNNPFEYHRLERVDPFRSFEVYLPEAYSAPGNENTNFPVWYWLHGFGQNFSSYAGMFEILDQLMASGDLPPMIIVKVDGSLSTSTSGELDNGYAGSFYINSAFNGNFEDYFINEVIPFVDSNYRTIANKANRGIAGHEMGGYGAVILGFKHTDLFSSIVAHTPADVVAMADTIIKPSFYSRVWDEIPATGDDAGRVLPSNGGYTFELFAESAALSPDLLNTFSLQLPIVVDDEWRPVLTNGEFTINSDVVEQWLENDPVTMIRNDAALREALKDIKIYIDYGKPEDQTSSNGAIRLSQELSCKDIPHETVVFSGTSFPQRCALTPSNNLLLQFVFPALQRSAEVVSGQGLQSIPFLIDLIVRALDIPFDDYNSISINRTNIGSFINNFCAGVPATDIRDILINPDFRTCLQDNGVDPDTFNIDYFVLNQVLQFNPPQFNIVSDGFAKPLCSACKLFLPLPC; this is encoded by the coding sequence ATGAATAAAAAAGCACTATTATTATGTTTGTTGCAAATTACGTTTGTGCAAGCAGTAAGTCTTTTGCAATATAAGAGCTTTCTCCCGGCGAGCAATGTTGGACCTTCTTCGAATAATCCGTTTGAGTACCATCGCTTAGAGCGAGTGGATCCATTTAGGAGTTTTGAGGTTTATTTACCAGAAGCATATAGTGCTCCTGGTAATGAAAATACTAATTTTCCAGTTTGGTATTGGCTGCACGGTTTTGGTCAAAACTTTTCAAGTTATGCAGGCATGTTTGAAATCCTTGATCAGTTAATGGCCTCAGGTGATTTACCTCCAATGATTATTGTTAAAGTTGATGGTAGTTTATCTACATCAACTAGTGGCGAATTGGATAATGGTTATGCAGGAAGTTTTTATATTAATTCTGCGTTTAATGGAAATTTTGAAGATTACTTTATTAACGAAGTAATTCCTTTTGTTGATTCTAACTATAGAACTATTGCAAATAAAGCGAATCGCGGAATTGCTGGCCATGAAATGGGCGGCTATGGAGCTGTAATTTTAGGTTTTAAGCATACAGATTTGTTTAGTTCAATTGTGGCCCATACGCCGGCTGACGTTGTTGCGATGGCAGATACTATTATAAAGCCAAGTTTTTACTCTCGTGTATGGGACGAGATTCCTGCAACGGGTGATGACGCTGGAAGGGTCTTACCTTCAAATGGTGGCTATACATTTGAACTTTTTGCAGAGTCTGCAGCATTAAGTCCTGATTTGTTAAACACCTTTTCATTACAATTACCAATTGTGGTCGATGATGAATGGCGACCTGTTTTGACCAATGGTGAATTTACTATCAATAGTGATGTGGTTGAGCAGTGGTTGGAAAATGATCCGGTCACTATGATTCGTAATGATGCTGCATTACGTGAAGCATTGAAAGATATTAAGATCTATATCGATTATGGAAAACCTGAAGATCAAACTTCATCAAATGGTGCAATTCGTTTATCACAAGAATTGAGCTGCAAAGATATACCACATGAAACAGTGGTTTTTTCAGGAACATCATTTCCACAACGTTGTGCATTAACACCATCAAACAATCTGTTGCTGCAATTTGTTTTTCCTGCCTTACAAAGATCAGCTGAAGTTGTTTCAGGTCAGGGATTGCAAAGTATTCCCTTTTTGATTGATTTAATTGTGCGTGCATTGGATATTCCATTTGATGATTATAATAGTATATCAATCAACAGGACTAATATTGGTAGTTTTATTAATAACTTTTGTGCTGGCGTACCTGCAACCGACATCAGAGATATTTTGATTAATCCTGATTTCCGCACTTGTTTACAAGATAATGGTGTTGATCCGGATACATTTAATATTGATTATTTTGTATTGAATCAAGTGTTACAATTCAATCCACCACAATTCAATATTGTATCAGATGGATTTGCAAAGCCACTATGTTCAGCATGTAAATTGTTTTTACCACTTCCTTGTTAA
- a CDS encoding FAD-dependent oxidoreductase: MNKVNQKKYEYLIIGQGLAGSILSYKLMQAGKKCLVINRFNPNAASYVAGGIFSPIAGQRIAKIWQADEIAPVLPNFYQELEKTLSISFFYQVPYIKLLITDDLKKNAQKRLDDPAYRQYIKPISYEINKKKFNAIEIQHTGWVDTEILLNSYRALLKTKHTYLEDWFDETQLTVNENEIHYKNICAKKIIFCNGLQAINNRFFNQEKMNPTKGELLTIKMNKSIAQIISSNVFLLPIGNNLYHVGATFERDYKDTFPSEKGRNWLCSELEKIINVPYEIISHKAGIRPTTLGHRPITKWHNTYKNIGIFSGFGAKGVSYIPYCVQSLLG; encoded by the coding sequence ATGAATAAAGTTAATCAAAAAAAATATGAATATCTTATTATTGGTCAGGGGCTGGCAGGTTCAATCCTTTCGTATAAACTTATGCAAGCGGGCAAAAAATGCTTAGTGATAAACAGGTTTAATCCAAACGCAGCCTCATACGTTGCCGGCGGCATATTCAGCCCAATTGCAGGTCAAAGAATAGCCAAAATTTGGCAAGCTGATGAAATTGCTCCTGTATTACCCAACTTCTATCAAGAATTAGAAAAAACATTAAGTATCAGTTTTTTTTATCAAGTTCCCTATATCAAACTGCTTATTACTGATGATCTAAAAAAAAATGCACAAAAACGCCTTGATGACCCTGCATACCGGCAATACATAAAACCAATTAGCTACGAAATAAATAAAAAAAAATTTAATGCAATTGAAATCCAGCATACCGGATGGGTAGATACAGAAATTTTACTCAACAGCTATCGTGCACTTTTAAAAACAAAACATACATATCTTGAAGATTGGTTCGATGAAACACAACTTACAGTCAATGAAAATGAAATTCATTATAAAAATATATGCGCAAAAAAAATAATCTTCTGCAACGGATTGCAGGCAATTAATAATCGCTTTTTTAATCAAGAAAAAATGAATCCGACAAAAGGTGAACTACTTACTATAAAAATGAACAAATCTATTGCGCAGATTATTTCCAGCAATGTTTTCTTATTGCCAATCGGCAATAACTTATATCATGTTGGTGCAACCTTTGAACGAGATTATAAAGATACATTCCCATCTGAAAAAGGCCGTAATTGGCTTTGCTCTGAACTTGAAAAAATTATTAATGTTCCCTATGAAATAATTAGCCATAAGGCAGGAATACGCCCTACAACATTAGGGCATAGACCCATTACTAAATGGCACAATACATACAAAAATATTGGTATTTTTTCCGGTTTTGGCGCAAAAGGAGTAAGCTATATACCCTATTGTGTACAAAGCTTATTGGGATAG